The stretch of DNA TATAAAGCGCTTTCATCAATTGATGAATTCATTATCACATGCTCAATAATGGACCGCAATAAGTTGGCGGGATTTAGAATGCTATTCCAAGATATTAAATTAATTTCATTTCATGGAATCTTTTTCTTGAATATGGACTTATCATTTCAAAAAGCTGTCTCATCAGTGCTGTATGATTAAAATGAAATGGCATTCACTCAAAATAAGGCTATTTAACTTATAAAATAAAATGGTTTTAACTAATAAGCAGATGGCCATGACTAATTTATAACAACTAAGAATGAAATGATCATGATCATCAATTCACATAGGGGCAAAAAAATAGTATGAACAACTTTATGCTGTTCATACTATTTTTCAATTGTTTAAAAGTGTTATAACACATGTTCATGGGTCATAGATTTAGGATTACTTTGTCCATAATAAGCATTATTACCATGTTTCCGATAATAGTGTTTATCCAACAAGTATTGTGGTACCGATGGACTTAAATGACCTGAAAGCTGCATCGTATGGTAGGCCATCTCGGCAACAACTTCCAATACCTTAGCATTATACACTGCCTTATCTGGTGTTGCCCCCCAAGTAAACGGGCCATGATCCTGGACTAAGACACCAGGCACTGCATCCGTATCCAACTCATGTTTCTTAAAAGTATCCACGATGACTCGGCCGGTATTGCCCTCATAATCATCTGCAATTTGTTCCTTGCTAAGTTGTGGTGTGACTGGTACTGGGCCATAAAAGGTATCAGCATGAGTCGTCCCACAGGCCGGAATAGCCATTCCGGCTTGTGCAAATGACACCGCCCACGGTGAATGAGTGTGGACGATCCCACCAATCTCAGGAAACTGGCGGTAAAGAATTGCATGCGTTGGCGTATCACTAGAAGGATTTAATTCGCCTTCAACGATCTTGCCATCCAGATCCACGACTACCATGTCACTTGGCTTCAATTTATCGTAGTCAACACCACTAGGTTTAATCACAAATAAGCCCTTCTCACGATCAATACCACTGACATTGCCCCATGTGAACGTTACCAATTTCAATTTTGGCAATTGCATATTGGCTTCATAGACTTCTTGTTTTAATTTTTCAAGCATACGTCCTTCTCCTGTTCCAGCCCGACTTTAGCAAACAAGTTATTGAAATATTGTTTGGCAACTTTAACCTCATGAACTGGATTTGCTGACTTTTCAGTCCACATCTCAATCGTGAAAGCACCATGGTAGTCAAGCCGCTTCAATGTTCGTAAACAACCTTCAAAATCAACCGTTCCATCACCAAATGGCACATCTCTAAATTGGCCCTTACTCGTAGCCGTTACGGGATGGGTATCTTTCAAATGTACTGAAACAATATTATCAACACCGACTTCTAACTCACGAGCCACATCATTACTTGGCCATGCACTCAAATTACCAACATCTGGGTAAGCTTGTAGCCATGGACTATGAATCTGCGTTTTAATCTCACCGATTTTTTCAAGTGAATTGATAAATGGGTCATCCATCGTCTCAATAGCAAGCGTAACTTCTTTGGCAGCTGCGTACTCGACCCCTAATTTAAGATTCGCCAGGAAATACTCTCTGGTAGTCACTGTTTTAGGTTCATAATAAACGTCATAACCAGCTAATTGAATATTCCGAATACCCAAATCACTCGCTAAATCTATTGCTTGATACAACATCTTTAAACTCGTCTTTCGCACTTCAGCATCGGCTGATCCCAGTGGAAACCGTCGATGACCGCTTAGCATAAGTGTGTGTATTCTAACACCTGTGTTCCAACTAGCATCCCGAACCTCTGTCCGTTGTTCCTTAGTCCAGTTCAAACGCGCCAAACGTTCATCACTTTCATCGACAGATAATTCAATGAAGTTAAAGCCTAATTGATGGACCAACTGTAGCCGTTCGAGCCAAGAATCGGCTTTTGGTAAAGCCTTTTCATAAATACCTAACGAAACCATCATAAACCTCCTTAATTCGCCACCTGAATGACTTCAATACCTCGATGGCGAAAGTCACGGACGACCCGCTCATTTGCAAAAGAATCCGTGATTAAGACGTCCACCGAAGATAGATCCGCAACGTGGTAATTACTTGAGACCCCAATTTTTCGATAATCAGCAACACAGATTACTTTCTGCTTAGTCCGCTGAATCATCGTGCTGTTAACCTGTGTTTCATAGATATTCTGCGTCGTTACGCCGTTTTCAGCACTGATTCCATCACAACCAATCAATGTAAAATCAGATTGCATCGTTTCCAAGAGTTGAATGGTAACGGTCCCCACTAATGATTCTTTAGGATAACGAACTTCGCCGCCGGTTAAAATAATAGATGTCTCTGGATGCCGAACACATTCTGTTGCACGAATGTTATTCGTAATGATCGTCAACGGCTTGACTGCTAACTGATTAATTGCGCGCCAACAAAGTGAACTAGAATTTACAAATAAAGTACTATTATCAGTAATATAGCTTGGCACTGCCGCCGCGATACTATCCTTTAGTTGTTCAATCTTTGTTCGTAAAGAATTGCCCTGGGACAATTCATCGTCAACTTTTTCAACTACCCCGTGATGCCAGTTAACACGTCCCATATCATTCAGCGCTTTTAAATCTCGCCGAACCGTAATTTCGGATACGTCTAACTGATCTGCCAAATCTTTGACAGTAATTGAACTAATTTGCTTCAACTCAGCCACAAGTTGATTACGTCGATTTTGAACATTTTCCATTGAATTCTTCACGATTACATCCCCGATCTACAACGTTAAAATAATTTATTCACCCCAAAGACGCTTTAATTCGTCCTGGAAAGCTTGTGCGGCTTTTGCTGGGTCATCGGCTTGAGTGATTGCACGACCAGCAATAAACGTGTAAACGTTTACACCTTCGAACAAAGCTAGCTTATCAACACTTAAACCACCCGTCACCGAAACACGGAAGCCCATATCTACTAACATTTTAACCTTATTTAAATCTTTTTCACCCCAACTAACTCCAGAGAGAAGCGCATCTCGGCTCTGGTGATAAATTGCTTGGGTAATCCCCGCATCAAGCCATTGTTGAGCATCTTCACGTGTCCAATTCCCGTACAATTCCACTTGAATTTCTGAAATTTCTTTATTAGCAGCTTTCATCGTTGGAATAGTTGCTGCACAAATACAAGTCATCCAGTCAGCCCCGGCGTCTGCCATATTTTTAGCAACAGTCCCGCCGGCGTCGGCACACTTGGTATCGGCAATAATTGTTTTATTAGGAAACAGTGCCCGCATTGATGACACGGCTTTAGTCCCTTCTTGCAAAATAAGAATGGTTCCAGCTTCAACAATATCAACGATACTACCGACTTCACGAACATCTTCTAGTGCACTTTCTAAAGTGTTGTTGTCTAAAGCAACTTGTAAATTTGGTTTTGTCAATTTAATCCCTCCTAGTGATCTATAAACACAACAAGCGAACCTACATTATCGGTTCGCTTGTCAACATTGACCGATTAATTATTTAACTAAATCGGTTTCCTCACGTACATGTTGCATAATTTCTTTATCACTCATGACGTTCTTCACACCGATGATCATGACACCCTTAGCCTTAGCTTCATCAAACATGTCAACAAAGTTCATTGGCGTGAAGACCATGTCGTATGAACGCGCATTGCTCTTACCTTCAGCTAAACTAGTATGTTCGATCTTTGAAATTGGAATATCCAACTGTTTGAACGCTTTTTGGACACTCTTCATCATCATTAAACTGGTTCCTGACCCATTGGCACAAGATACTAAGATATTCATAATAAAATCCCCCTAATATTTTTAAACTTATTGCTATTTTACCGCTTTCTTTTCAGCCATGTTCTTCTTATATTGATCGTAATCTGTAACCATCAAGAAGTAGTTCTTAGGATCATGTCGGTATTCAAGTTGTGGAATAATAACCAGAATAAGAACAACCGCAACAATCCCAAAGACACCCAAGAATTTCATAAGGACTGTGAAGAATGGCCAAACAGTATCCCAATCGAACATCCCAAGATAGCCACCGAACTTCGATAAACCGACCCAACTAGAGATAAGGGCGGCACCAAAGACTTGGACTAAGCCACTTAAGAACGGCAATAACATCGCTGCTTTGGCTCCGGCTCGTTTATTCGCATAAATCCCAAAGGCGGCATTATCAAAGAACAGTGGAATAAACCCAGCAATGATAATTGTTGGTGAATGGAAAATAAGTAATGCACCAATCGCGATAAACTGACCTAAAGCACCAAATAAGAAACCAATCGTCACAGCATTAGGTTCACCAAAGGCAAAGGTCGCAGCCACATCGATACCAGGCACAGAACCAGGTAATAACCGATCTGAAATCCCAGTAAAACTTTCAGTTAATTCGCCAACGAAAGTCCGAACACCTAATTGCAAGATTGCCAAGTTAACGGCAAAGCTTAGTGAGGTGGTTAAAATATAGAATAAGAAGCTACCATTTGGTGCTAAGCCAGAAACACCTTTACTAGCAGTATAAACACCATTGAAGTATGACCGACCGAGCACTAACATAATAATCCCGAAGAAGAACAACATTAGAATCCCAGTTGCAACCATATTTTCGTTGAAGATTTTCAAGAAACCTGGCAGTTGAATATCTTCTAATCGTTGAGCTTTCTTGTTAGATTTGATTTCATGTGCCTTAAATTTATCTGACAACCATGAAACAAAGGCAATCCCGAAAACTTGTTGGTGAGCAATGGCAAAACCACCACCGTCCGTTAAATCTTGTGTGTAACGAATAGTTAAGTTTGAACCTACTGCCCAATAGAGTCCGAGAATGACACCCATGACCAATAAAACTTCAATCCGACCCATTTTTGGGAAGCAGAACAATAATAGCCAGAATGCCGTTGCTGCTTGTTGAACCTGAACATTACCAGTTGTAAAAACGGCTCTTAATTTAGTATACTTTTGGAACCGAACTAATAGAATATTGAAGATAAATGCAAACAACAATAGCAACATGACATCACCGAATGTCCGCCCAAAGGTCTTCATCAGTCCATCGGTAACCGCGTTTTGACCAAAATATGGATCAATCACCGTTGCTGTTAAGTTAAAGCGATCTTTTAAACCAGTTAAGATTGGTCGAAAACTACTAACCAAACCACCAGACCCAACCATTAAAATCATGTACCCAATTACAGCCTTCAAAAAACCTGCAATCGATTCATACAATGGCTTACGTTCCAGAATATAACCAAGCAATACGATGAAACCAATCATGTAAGCTGGTTGGGTTAGAATATTATTGGCAAAGTAGTCCCATATTTTCATTAAAATATCTAGAAACTGCGACATGAGTGTGCCCCTTTCTTTAACTCATTCCGTCAACAATTGCCTTGAAGTCAGCAACACTGTCAACAGCTAGAAGTTTATCAATCAGACCATCCGTCATTAATAAATCCGATAAATCACTGATGTTTTTCAAATGCTGATCCGGATCTTTAGCTGTTAGCGTGAAGAACAATTGTGCATGTGAGTCAGGGTTATCTTTATCGAAAACCACTGGTTCTGGAAACTTTGTGAAACTAATCGCAGTTCCTAAGACATTTGTACTTTCAGCTAATGCATGTGGCATCGCCACACCTGGTACAATCACGATATATGGTCCATTTTTCTCAACGTTTAAAATAATTTCGTCAAGGTATTCTTTTTTTATATATTGATGTTCAATTAGCTTAGCACCGGATTGACGTAACGCATCACGCCAATCTTTGGCTGGTTCATGTCGAATATCAACAAGATCCTTTTCTAAAAAATCATTCAGTAACATTTCAACTCACCAACTTCGTTATTTTATAGGAATGATGGGAATGGCGTATCATTATCAATTGAGAAAGCATCATGGAAACCACGGTCAAAGTTGAATTCCATGCGATCTTTGTCATCTGGATAAGTGAATTCCCCACCAACTTGCCAGATATATGGTTTAAATTTATACTGCAACCGATCCTTCTTGAAATTCCATAACATGGTAATTTCCTTTGGATCAGCCATAAAGTTCGTCCAAATATCATAATGAACTGGAATGATAACCTTAGTCTTTAGAGATTCAGCCATCCGTAAGATATCAACCGAAGTAACTTTATCCGTAATTCCACGAGGGTTTTCACCGTAGGCTCCCAAAGCGACGTCAACGTGGTTTTCATTACCATGTTTAGCAAACATGTTTGAGTAGTGCGAATCAGCAGCATGATAGAGATTGCCACCAGTCGTTTCAAATAAGTAATTAACTGCAATCTTGTTCATATCTTGCGGCATCTTACCTTTGAGTGTCACTGATGGATCATCTTCAGTAACCAACGCCGTTCGATCAAAACCTTCCAGTACTTTAACCTTAGTCTTACCAATCGTTACGACATCACCAGGCTTAACCACAACGGTCTTTTCAGCCGGAACACCCCAACTTTGCCAAATTTCACAAACTTTTTCAGGGCCATAGAACTTAGCTTCTGGGCAATTGGCATTAACAGCCGCCGCAGTATTGACATCCAAATGATCACTATGAATATGACTAACGAACAAGGCATCAACATCCTTAATCGCAAATGGATCAATGACAAATGGTTGATTCCGTAAATTAGGTTGCATAGCCTGAACGCCACTCATCCGCTGCATCTGATGACCCTTACGCATCATACCGTTACCATGAGATTGCTTCCCGGTCCCACACCACATATCAACTAAAATGTTAGTTGATTCGGCGGTCTTCAACCAGATACCAGTACAACCTAACCACCACATTGAAAATGTTCCTGGTTTAAC from Lactiplantibacillus brownii encodes:
- a CDS encoding L-ribulose-5-phosphate 4-epimerase; this translates as MLEKLKQEVYEANMQLPKLKLVTFTWGNVSGIDREKGLFVIKPSGVDYDKLKPSDMVVVDLDGKIVEGELNPSSDTPTHAILYRQFPEIGGIVHTHSPWAVSFAQAGMAIPACGTTHADTFYGPVPVTPQLSKEQIADDYEGNTGRVIVDTFKKHELDTDAVPGVLVQDHGPFTWGATPDKAVYNAKVLEVVAEMAYHTMQLSGHLSPSVPQYLLDKHYYRKHGNNAYYGQSNPKSMTHEHVL
- a CDS encoding L-ribulose-5-phosphate 3-epimerase → MVSLGIYEKALPKADSWLERLQLVHQLGFNFIELSVDESDERLARLNWTKEQRTEVRDASWNTGVRIHTLMLSGHRRFPLGSADAEVRKTSLKMLYQAIDLASDLGIRNIQLAGYDVYYEPKTVTTREYFLANLKLGVEYAAAKEVTLAIETMDDPFINSLEKIGEIKTQIHSPWLQAYPDVGNLSAWPSNDVARELEVGVDNIVSVHLKDTHPVTATSKGQFRDVPFGDGTVDFEGCLRTLKRLDYHGAFTIEMWTEKSANPVHEVKVAKQYFNNLFAKVGLEQEKDVCLKN
- a CDS encoding DeoR/GlpR family DNA-binding transcription regulator; the encoded protein is MVKNSMENVQNRRNQLVAELKQISSITVKDLADQLDVSEITVRRDLKALNDMGRVNWHHGVVEKVDDELSQGNSLRTKIEQLKDSIAAAVPSYITDNSTLFVNSSSLCWRAINQLAVKPLTIITNNIRATECVRHPETSIILTGGEVRYPKESLVGTVTIQLLETMQSDFTLIGCDGISAENGVTTQNIYETQVNSTMIQRTKQKVICVADYRKIGVSSNYHVADLSSVDVLITDSFANERVVRDFRHRGIEVIQVAN
- a CDS encoding 3-keto-L-gulonate-6-phosphate decarboxylase UlaD — translated: MTKPNLQVALDNNTLESALEDVREVGSIVDIVEAGTILILQEGTKAVSSMRALFPNKTIIADTKCADAGGTVAKNMADAGADWMTCICAATIPTMKAANKEISEIQVELYGNWTREDAQQWLDAGITQAIYHQSRDALLSGVSWGEKDLNKVKMLVDMGFRVSVTGGLSVDKLALFEGVNVYTFIAGRAITQADDPAKAAQAFQDELKRLWGE
- a CDS encoding PTS sugar transporter subunit IIB, which gives rise to MNILVSCANGSGTSLMMMKSVQKAFKQLDIPISKIEHTSLAEGKSNARSYDMVFTPMNFVDMFDEAKAKGVMIIGVKNVMSDKEIMQHVREETDLVK
- a CDS encoding PTS ascorbate transporter subunit IIC, with amino-acid sequence MSQFLDILMKIWDYFANNILTQPAYMIGFIVLLGYILERKPLYESIAGFLKAVIGYMILMVGSGGLVSSFRPILTGLKDRFNLTATVIDPYFGQNAVTDGLMKTFGRTFGDVMLLLLFAFIFNILLVRFQKYTKLRAVFTTGNVQVQQAATAFWLLLFCFPKMGRIEVLLVMGVILGLYWAVGSNLTIRYTQDLTDGGGFAIAHQQVFGIAFVSWLSDKFKAHEIKSNKKAQRLEDIQLPGFLKIFNENMVATGILMLFFFGIIMLVLGRSYFNGVYTASKGVSGLAPNGSFLFYILTTSLSFAVNLAILQLGVRTFVGELTESFTGISDRLLPGSVPGIDVAATFAFGEPNAVTIGFLFGALGQFIAIGALLIFHSPTIIIAGFIPLFFDNAAFGIYANKRAGAKAAMLLPFLSGLVQVFGAALISSWVGLSKFGGYLGMFDWDTVWPFFTVLMKFLGVFGIVAVVLILVIIPQLEYRHDPKNYFLMVTDYDQYKKNMAEKKAVK
- a CDS encoding PTS sugar transporter subunit IIA, translated to MLLNDFLEKDLVDIRHEPAKDWRDALRQSGAKLIEHQYIKKEYLDEIILNVEKNGPYIVIVPGVAMPHALAESTNVLGTAISFTKFPEPVVFDKDNPDSHAQLFFTLTAKDPDQHLKNISDLSDLLMTDGLIDKLLAVDSVADFKAIVDGMS
- the ulaG gene encoding L-ascorbate 6-phosphate lactonase; this translates as MADKNINNVTRESWILNTFPEWGTWLNEEIADKQVKPGTFSMWWLGCTGIWLKTAESTNILVDMWCGTGKQSHGNGMMRKGHQMQRMSGVQAMQPNLRNQPFVIDPFAIKDVDALFVSHIHSDHLDVNTAAAVNANCPEAKFYGPEKVCEIWQSWGVPAEKTVVVKPGDVVTIGKTKVKVLEGFDRTALVTEDDPSVTLKGKMPQDMNKIAVNYLFETTGGNLYHAADSHYSNMFAKHGNENHVDVALGAYGENPRGITDKVTSVDILRMAESLKTKVIIPVHYDIWTNFMADPKEITMLWNFKKDRLQYKFKPYIWQVGGEFTYPDDKDRMEFNFDRGFHDAFSIDNDTPFPSFL